In Oryzias melastigma strain HK-1 linkage group LG10, ASM292280v2, whole genome shotgun sequence, a single window of DNA contains:
- the LOC112153658 gene encoding zinc finger and BTB domain-containing protein 5 — protein MDFPGHYQHVFRQLNHQRLHAQLCDCVVVVGDQTFRAHRSILAACSSHFRALLTSSDSVDGESEVDTSAGNRDPCVMELDPEVVTPEAFSILLDMIYTSTLSLEASSAMDVLLAASHLHLNSVVKACKLHLSRKNFPTSAPRGWRSVKKQCQCPYSQAAAGSQQLIILDLDDEEPGEEVSQSGGDKESCGSSEPSLETSLRQKRKSEEDRPSDRKRLHRLPEANYKERSPTVTRSTEEQGGEETSSPDIPPKNKGTWGNQGFDEDEEKYEAMKGESEEVQLPTQSDSSTGGTLWGKSEDPVVQVKVGKEEEEELKTEVMEVKKESSYSPDTLPNNSPPSPLQDCPNHMDVHLNDEKVSMCGHAGDLQSLHTDGQTDAQRQMGDLGEVSVDGEGLDSLSELAFSCFLNPSSEMDSLEEEEDSLASLTAVATAAAAASDAPTADVQTEKLEEASTTSTQSSDSSSLVFPVANVPLQQLLQPTQNPGFSDTIILQPTQNSFTGFLSGIGSGLSLDTAVVQPARSGKSSGTTFRRIAPKVPPGSESASELSGETADRPTLTKASEDVLSKCKKAAAEDHVLLVEGEKKYACKICCKTFMNLTDCKKHIRVHTGEKPYPCQKCGKRFSQSSHLYKHSKNTCLNWREGPSFTDTLL, from the coding sequence CTTCAGGGCTCTCCTCACCTCTTCTGACAGTGTCGACGGAGAATCAGAAGTAGACACGTCTGCTGGAAACAGAGACCCCTGTGTGATGGAGCTAGACCCAGAGGTTGTGACCCCTGAAGCCTTTTCAATCCTCCTAGACATGATTTACACCTCGACTCTTTCTCTAGAAGCCTCCAGCGCCATGGATGTCTTGTTGGCTGCCTCACACTTGCATCTCAACAGCGTGGTCAAAGCCTGCAAGCTCCACCTTTCCAGGAAAAACTTCCCAACATCAGCACCGAGGGGTTGGAGGTCGGTGAAGAAGCAGTGCCAGTGTCCGTATTCCCAAGCAGCAGCCGGCTCGCAGCAGCTGATCATTTTAGACCTGGATGATGAAGAACCAGGAGAGGAGGTGAGCCAGTCAGGCGGAGACAAAGAGAGCTGTGGGAGCAGCGAGCCGAGTCTGGAAACTTCTTTGCGACAGAAGAGAAAATCGGAGGAGGATAGGCCCAGTGACAGGAAGAGATTACATCGACTCCCTGAGGCAAACTATAAGGAGCGTTCACCTACTGTCACCAGGAGCACTGAGGAGCAAGGAGGAGAGGAGACTTCATCTCCAgatatccccccaaaaaacaaaggaaCCTGGGGAAACCAAGGTTTTGATGAAGACGAGGAGAAATACGAAGCAATGAAAGGAGAGTCGGAGGAGGTCCAGCTGCCGACCCAGTCAGACAGCAGCACAGGAGGAACTTTGTGGGGGAAAAGTGAGGATCCAGTAGTCCAAGTTAAGGTgggaaaagaggaggaggaggagctaaaaACGGAAGTAATGGAGGTGAAAAAGGAAAGCTCCTACTCTCCTGACACGTTGCCAAACAATTCCCCTCCATCCCCCCTGCAGGACTGCCCAAATCATATGGATGTGCATCTAAATGATGAGAAAGTGTCCATGTGTGGACACGCAGGTGATTTGCAATCCCTGCATACAGACGGTCAGACAGATGCACAAAGGCAGATGGGAGATTTGGGTGAAGTCTCAGTAGATGGTGAGGGTCTGGATAGCCTCTCCGAGCTCGCTTTTTCTTGCTTCTTAAATCCCAGCAGTGAAATGGActctctggaggaggaggaagatagTCTAGCCAGCCTCACAGCAGTCGCAACCGCCGCTGCAGCTGCCAGTGATGCCCCCACAGCAGATGTGCAgacagagaagctggaggaagcaAGCACCACCTCAACCCAGTCCTCCGATTCGTCATCTCTGGTTTTTCCAGTCGCAAACGTTCCATTGCAGCAATTACTGCAGCCGACTCAAAACCCGGGATTTAGTGACACCATCATCCTCCAGCCCACCCAGAACTCATTTACTGGGTTCTTGAGTGGGATCGGATCAGGGCTCAGTCTGGACACTGCTGTCGTTCAACCTGCAAGATCCGGAAAAAGCTCGGGCACGACTTTTCGCCGCATCGCTCCCAAAGTTCCCCCTGGGTCCGAGTCGGCCTCTGAGCTGTCCGGGGAGACAGCAGATCGGCCCACCTTGACTAAAGCTTCAGAGGACGTTCTGTCCAAGTGTAAAAAAGCGGCCGCCGAGGACCACGTGTTGCTGGTGGAAGGGGAGAAGAAGTACGCCTGCAAAATCTGCTGCAAGACCTTCATGAACTTGACCGACTGCAAAAAGCACATCCGCGTCCACACGGGCGAGAAGCCGTATCCTTGTCAGAAATGTGGCAAGCGCTTCAGCCAGTCCTCACACCTCTACAAACACTCAAAGAACACCTGCTTAAACTGGAGAGAAGGACCGTCGTTCACCGACACGCTGCTCTAA